TCTGTAGGCACACCTATAAAACCGTGAGCCTGCATCAAATCTTCAAGTTTTTTACAGTTCTTTTTGGCTATTTCGCTTGTCATTTTTGAATAATCTCTGTGGGCTCTTTGTGTAAATTCGTCAAAATCTGACGGCATTTCCAATTCTTTATCTGTTTTTAAATCTACAAGAGTTAGGTCTACAGCTGTGCCCCTATTATGCTTAGATGCGCCATTTTTATATGGGTTTGCAACAAAACCTTCTACCGGATAAATCTCCCAAAATATTTTCTGTACTGAAAGTGGCCTATATCCATCATAAATTTTTAAACTTAGCCCCTCTTTTTCCAATTCTTTTTGAATCAAATCAAGTTCTTTTACTAACTCTTCATGTAAAAAACATCTGGCACTTGGATACACAACTTTTCCTGTAAAATTATTTTTAGTTGCATAACGAATATCAAGCTTAATATTTGGGTTCACTTTTATTACTTCTACAAGATTGGAAAATAGTGAAACAAAAAATAAAATGTATATTACAAATATCGAAACTATTTTTTTATAAAACATATAAATCT
Above is a genomic segment from Candidatus Dependentiae bacterium containing:
- a CDS encoding M15 family metallopeptidase, which gives rise to MFYKKIVSIFVIYILFFVSLFSNLVEVIKVNPNIKLDIRYATKNNFTGKVVYPSARCFLHEELVKELDLIQKELEKEGLSLKIYDGYRPLSVQKIFWEIYPVEGFVANPYKNGASKHNRGTAVDLTLVDLKTDKELEMPSDFDEFTQRAHRDYSKMTSEIAKKNCKKLEDLMQAHGFIGVPTEWWHYNWKDWEQYPVLDIDFDKID